The proteins below come from a single Corylus avellana chromosome ca3, CavTom2PMs-1.0 genomic window:
- the LOC132175390 gene encoding hydroquinone glucosyltransferase-like: MQVQRTQQEPPPHVAIVATTGMGHLIPLVELAKRLVVHHNFLVTFLIPTDGSPIKPQQAVLQDLTNAISSIFLPPVSIEDLPEDVKVLTRIELTLTRSLPALRDSFKVLAESSRLVALVVDLFGSSAFDVAKEFGVPSYVFFTSTAMLLSLMFYLPELDGTYSCEYGDLPEPVKLPGCVPIHGSDLSEAFQDRKNEAYKGILHIAKRFPLAVGIMVNSFLDLEPGSFKAMMEGKEGRPPLYPIGPLVQSGPDHGVDDSECLRWLDKQPHSSVLFVSFGSGGTLSHEQLHELALGLEKSGQRFLWVVRSPHEKAANAAYFSEQSIKDPFPFLPEGFLERTKGVGLVVPSWAPQVQILKHASTGGFLSHCGWNSTLESIVHGVPLIAWPLYAEQRMNSVLLADDLKVALRVKVNDKGLVGHKDIANYARGVIKGEEGKLLKSKMKEVKNAAERALSQEGLSTKSLAEVAQIWKSSKEK, encoded by the coding sequence ATGCAAGTGCAACGCACCCAACAGGAACCACCACCACACGTCGCCATTGTGGCCACAACAGGGATGGGCCATCTCATCCCACTCGTTGAGCTCGCCAAGCGACTCGTCGTCCACCACAATTTCCTCGTCACCTTCCTCATCCCCACAGATGGTTCACCCATAAAACCTCAGCAAGCTGTCCTTCAAGACCTAACTAACGCCATATCCTCCATATTTCTTCCACCCGTGAGCATTGAAGACCTCCCCGAGGACGTCAAGGTCTTGACTCGGATCGAACTCACCCTGACTCGGTCCCTCCCTGCCCTACGAGACTCTTTCAAGGTCTTAGCCGAGTCAAGTCGGCTGGTGGCTTTGGTGGTTGATTTATTTGGTTCGAGCGCCTTTGATGTGGCCAAAGAATTCGGTGTTCCTTCCTACGTTTTCTTCACTTCAACCGCAATGCTTTTGTCGTTGATGTTTTACCTACCAGAGCTTGATGGAACATACTCTTGTGAGTACGGAGACTTGCCTGAACCGGTCAAATTACCTGGCTGTGTGCCGATCCATGGGTCCGATCTGTCGGAAGCTTTTCAAGATAGAAAGAATGAGGCCTATAAAGGGATTCTACACATAGCCAAACGATTCCCTCTTGCTGTTGGAATTATGGTTAATAGCTTTCTGGATTTAGAACCGGGTTCTTTTAAAGCTATGATGGAAGGGAAAGAGGGCAGGCCACCTCTTTACCCCATTGGACCGCTAGTTCAGTCCGGTCCAGACCATGGGGTTGACGATTCTGAGTGTTTGAGGTGGTTGGATAAGCAGCCACATAGTTCAGTGTTATTCGTTTCATTTGGTAGCGGTGGGACGCTTTCACATGAGCAGCTACATGAATTGGCCTTAGGACTTGAAAAGAGTGGACAAAGATTTCTTTGGGTTGTGAGGAGCCCACATGAGAAAGCTGCCAATGCAGCTTACTTCAGTGAACAAAGCATTAAggatccttttccttttcttcctgaGGGGTTCTTGGAGAGGACAAAAGGAGTGGGTCTAGTGGTGCCTTCTTGGGCTCCACAGGTGCAGATCCTAAAGCATGCCTCGACCGGGGGGTTCCTGAGCCACTGTGGGTGGAATTCAACCCTGGAGAGCATTGTGCATGGCGTACCGTTGATTGCATGGCCACTCTACGCGGAGCAACGGATGAACTCTGTACTGCTAGCTGATGATTTGAAGGTTGCTTTGAGGGTCAAAGTTAATGACAAAGGCCTGGTGGGACACAAAGATATTGCAAACTACGCAAGAGGGGTAATTAagggagaagaaggaaaattgCTAAAGAGCAAAATGAAAGAAGTAAAGAATGCAGCTGAAAGGGCATTGAGCCAAGAAGGGTTGTCAACAAAATCACTGGCGGAGGTGGCTCAGATCTGGAAGAGTAGCAAAGAAAAGTAA